The Paracoccus sediminicola genome has a segment encoding these proteins:
- a CDS encoding GNAT family N-acetyltransferase: MFGRRRPIRLETERMVLRLPQHSDFNGWTALRITSREFLTRWEPTWAADHLTRKAFTNRVYWAQRASRNGSSIPFFLERSVDGVLLGAITLDNIRRGPAQMATIGYWIGEPFARQGYMTEAIDAVVRHAFTALDLSRIEAACLPDNVASRGVLERSGFKYEGVAQSYLQINGRWRTHVLYANLRHDRRGKTGAG; encoded by the coding sequence ATGTTCGGCCGCCGCCGTCCGATCCGGCTTGAGACCGAGCGGATGGTGCTGCGCCTGCCGCAGCATTCGGATTTCAACGGCTGGACCGCGCTGCGCATCACCAGCCGCGAGTTCCTGACCCGATGGGAGCCGACCTGGGCGGCGGATCATCTGACGCGCAAGGCTTTCACCAACCGCGTTTACTGGGCGCAGCGCGCCAGTCGCAATGGCAGTTCGATCCCCTTCTTTCTGGAACGCAGCGTCGATGGTGTCCTGCTGGGCGCGATCACGCTGGACAATATCCGCCGCGGCCCGGCGCAGATGGCCACGATCGGCTATTGGATCGGCGAGCCTTTTGCCCGGCAGGGTTACATGACCGAAGCGATCGATGCGGTGGTGCGCCACGCCTTCACCGCGCTGGATCTGTCTCGGATCGAGGCGGCCTGCCTGCCTGACAATGTGGCATCTCGCGGCGTTCTGGAACGCTCGGGCTTCAAATATGAGGGCGTTGCGCAAAGTTATCTTCAGATCAACGGGCGGTGGCGGACCCATGTGCTTTATGCCAATCTCCGCCACGACCGGCGCGGCAAGACGGGCGCCGGCTGA